A section of the Triticum dicoccoides isolate Atlit2015 ecotype Zavitan chromosome 7A, WEW_v2.0, whole genome shotgun sequence genome encodes:
- the LOC119334199 gene encoding uncharacterized protein LOC119334199, whose product MEDYFGRRISREEEEAVVKPTRSFRYEDYSTRRVFLRSYPLQWDSPAPGSGVDEKQGGTEDDDEDRYGDGGGRDRRWKRQVVAAVVEWGEDKLLLLRRVKKRLALYLIGCHYSRPALPYKYGGGSCTTAMLKSM is encoded by the coding sequence ATGGAGGATTACTTCGGCCGGAGGATatccagggaggaggaggaggcggtggtgaaGCCGACGAGGAGCTTCCGGTACGAGGACTACAGCACCAGGCGGGTGTTCCTGCGCAGCTACCCTCTACAGTGGGACTCGCCGGCGCCAGGCAGCGGCGTCGACGAGAAGCAGGGCGGgacggaggacgacgacgaggaccggtacggcgacggcggcggccgcgACAGGCGGTGGAAGCGgcaggtggtggcggcggtggtggagtgggGCGAGGacaagctgctgctgctccggcgggTCAAGAAGCGGCTGGCGCTCTACCTCATCGGCTGCCACTACAGCCGCCCCGCGCTGCCGTACAAGTACGGCGGCGGCTCATGCACCACCGCCATGCTCAAGTCCATGTGA